The Gordonibacter urolithinfaciens genome contains a region encoding:
- the glpK gene encoding glycerol kinase GlpK — MRKAYVVALDQGTTSSRAMLVDADGRVVDAVQNPFPQHYPRPGWVEHDPLDILSSQLGALAELTVSHGLGPADLDSIGITNQRETTVLWNRETGRPVGNAIVWQCRRTAPIIEELCGDPDVARRIADTTGLVPDAYFSASKIKWLLDNVPGARADAEAGKLAFGTVDSWLVWSLTDGQVHATDVTNASRTMLYDIHGMRWDPWLLDLFGIPASLLPDVRPSSADYGVTANPGVVRGVPIRGVAGDQQAALFGQCCFEAGQAKNTYGTGCFLLMHTGCEACRSTNRLVTTLAASAPGTPGPEYALEGSVFMAGALLQWLRDELGLIDDVAETCAIARSVPDTGGVYVVPAFTGLGAPYWDAEARGAIYGLTRGTNRAHIVRAALESLAYQVHDLAVAMEADAGLPLKVLKVDGGASANDFLMQFQSDLLRTPLHRPQNTETTALGAAYLAGLGTGFWKDTARLCDLRSSDTVYVPGMEDARHAKLLEGWAEAVKRTMAR; from the coding sequence ATGCGAAAAGCCTACGTCGTAGCGCTCGACCAGGGAACCACCTCGTCGCGCGCCATGCTCGTCGACGCGGACGGGCGCGTCGTCGACGCGGTGCAGAACCCGTTCCCGCAGCATTACCCCCGCCCGGGATGGGTGGAGCACGACCCGCTGGACATCCTGTCGTCCCAGCTGGGAGCCCTCGCCGAGCTCACGGTGTCGCACGGCCTGGGGCCTGCCGACCTGGACAGCATCGGCATCACGAACCAGCGCGAGACCACGGTCTTGTGGAACCGCGAGACGGGCCGGCCCGTGGGCAATGCCATCGTGTGGCAGTGCCGCCGCACGGCACCCATTATCGAGGAATTGTGCGGCGACCCGGACGTCGCCCGCCGCATCGCGGACACGACGGGCCTCGTGCCCGACGCCTACTTCTCAGCCAGCAAGATCAAGTGGCTGCTCGACAACGTGCCCGGCGCCCGCGCCGACGCCGAGGCCGGCAAGCTGGCGTTCGGCACCGTGGACAGCTGGCTCGTGTGGTCGCTCACGGACGGGCAGGTGCACGCCACCGACGTCACGAACGCCAGCCGCACCATGCTCTACGACATCCACGGAATGCGCTGGGACCCGTGGCTGCTTGACCTGTTCGGCATTCCCGCGTCCCTGCTGCCAGACGTGCGCCCCTCGTCGGCCGACTACGGCGTGACGGCGAACCCCGGCGTGGTGCGCGGCGTGCCCATCCGCGGCGTGGCGGGCGACCAGCAGGCCGCGCTCTTCGGCCAGTGCTGCTTCGAGGCGGGGCAGGCGAAGAACACGTACGGCACCGGCTGCTTCCTGCTCATGCACACGGGGTGCGAGGCGTGCCGTTCCACGAACCGCCTGGTCACGACGCTGGCCGCCTCCGCGCCGGGCACGCCCGGGCCCGAGTACGCGCTCGAGGGCAGCGTGTTCATGGCCGGCGCGCTGCTGCAGTGGCTTCGCGACGAGCTGGGCCTCATCGACGACGTGGCCGAGACGTGCGCCATCGCGCGCAGCGTGCCCGACACGGGGGGCGTGTACGTGGTGCCCGCCTTCACCGGGCTCGGTGCGCCGTACTGGGACGCCGAGGCGCGCGGTGCCATCTACGGCCTCACGCGCGGGACGAACCGCGCCCATATCGTGCGCGCCGCGCTGGAGTCGCTGGCCTACCAGGTGCACGACCTGGCCGTGGCCATGGAGGCGGACGCGGGCCTGCCGCTGAAGGTGCTCAAGGTGGACGGCGGTGCGTCGGCGAACGATTTTCTCATGCAGTTCCAAAGCGACCTCTTGCGCACGCCGCTGCACCGTCCCCAGAATACGGAGACGACGGCGCTCGGCGCGGCCTACCTGGCCGGTTTGGGAACCGGCTTCTGGAAGGACACCGCGCGCCTGTGCGACCTGCGCTCGTCGGACACGGTCTACGTGCCGGGCATGGAGGACGCCCGCCACGCCAAGCTGCTGGAAGGCTGGGCCGAGGCCGTGAAGCGCACGATGGCAAGATAA
- the rpiB gene encoding ribose 5-phosphate isomerase B has product MNISIASDHAGFEQKQALAAYLRDQGHEVIDRGPGNDDRVDYPDFAELVARDVAGGAAERGVLVCGTGIGMAVAANKVDGIRAVNVINPQFAELSREHNDANVVTLSGRFVDEGTNRAILDAFLATPFGEGRHAGRVAKIMALEAK; this is encoded by the coding sequence ATGAACATCAGCATCGCCAGCGACCACGCGGGCTTCGAGCAGAAGCAGGCGCTCGCGGCGTACCTGCGCGACCAAGGCCACGAGGTCATCGACCGCGGCCCCGGCAACGACGACCGCGTGGACTACCCGGACTTCGCCGAGCTCGTCGCGCGCGACGTGGCGGGCGGCGCGGCCGAGCGCGGTGTGCTCGTGTGCGGCACGGGCATCGGCATGGCCGTGGCCGCGAACAAGGTGGACGGCATCCGCGCCGTGAACGTCATTAACCCGCAGTTCGCCGAGCTGTCGCGCGAGCACAACGACGCGAACGTCGTCACGCTCTCCGGCCGCTTCGTGGACGAGGGGACGAACCGTGCCATCCTCGACGCGTTTCTCGCCACCCCCTTCGGGGAGGGCCGCCACGCCGGCCGCGTGGCGAAGATCATGGCTCTCGAAGCCAAGTGA
- the glyA gene encoding serine hydroxymethyltransferase, with the protein MPLTYLPEQDPAVADALRQELARERDSVELIASENFTSPAVLEAVGSVLTNKYAEGYPRKRYYGGCEKVDIVEDLARDRACALFGANFANVQPHCGANANLGAYEALIELGDTVLGMSLAEGGHLTHGSPVNFSGRHYNFASYGVDPETETIDYDEVERIAKEVRPKLIVGGASAYPRIIDFERMAAIAREVGAYFMVDMAHIAGLVAAGAHPSPVPHADVVTSTSHKTLRGPRGGFILSNDEDIAKRVDKAVFPGSQGGPLMHVIAGKAVAFGEAAQPSYKEYIGQVVENAARLGQGMMDGGLRLVSGGTDNHLCLVDLTPADVTGKDAEKLLEGVGLTVNKNSIPNEPRSPFVTSGIRVGSAAATTRGFTADDFYEVGQLIAATVFNAESAALLADIRAKVDALLAAHPLYPELDY; encoded by the coding sequence ATGCCCTTGACCTACCTGCCCGAGCAAGACCCCGCCGTCGCCGACGCCCTGCGCCAGGAGCTCGCCCGCGAGCGCGACTCCGTGGAGCTCATCGCCTCGGAGAACTTCACGTCTCCCGCCGTCCTCGAGGCCGTGGGCAGCGTGCTCACGAACAAGTACGCCGAGGGCTATCCCCGCAAGCGCTACTACGGCGGCTGCGAGAAGGTCGACATCGTGGAGGACCTCGCCCGCGACCGCGCCTGCGCGCTGTTCGGCGCGAACTTCGCGAACGTCCAGCCCCACTGCGGCGCGAACGCGAACCTGGGCGCGTACGAGGCGCTCATCGAGCTGGGCGACACGGTGCTCGGCATGAGCCTGGCCGAGGGCGGCCACCTCACGCACGGCTCGCCCGTGAACTTCTCCGGCCGCCACTATAACTTCGCCAGCTACGGCGTGGACCCCGAGACCGAGACGATCGACTACGACGAGGTGGAGCGCATCGCCAAGGAGGTCCGCCCGAAGCTCATCGTGGGCGGCGCGAGCGCGTACCCGCGCATCATCGACTTCGAGCGCATGGCCGCCATCGCGCGCGAGGTGGGCGCGTACTTCATGGTGGACATGGCCCACATCGCCGGCCTCGTGGCCGCCGGCGCGCACCCGAGCCCCGTGCCGCACGCCGACGTGGTCACGTCCACCAGCCACAAAACGCTGCGCGGCCCGCGCGGCGGCTTCATCCTGTCCAACGACGAGGACATCGCCAAGCGCGTGGACAAGGCCGTGTTCCCGGGCTCCCAGGGCGGCCCGCTCATGCACGTCATCGCCGGCAAGGCCGTCGCGTTCGGCGAGGCCGCGCAGCCTTCCTACAAAGAGTACATCGGCCAGGTGGTGGAGAACGCCGCGCGCCTCGGCCAGGGCATGATGGACGGTGGCCTGCGCCTCGTGTCCGGCGGCACCGACAACCACCTGTGCCTCGTGGACCTCACGCCCGCCGACGTCACCGGCAAGGATGCCGAGAAGCTGCTCGAGGGCGTGGGCCTCACGGTGAACAAGAACTCCATCCCCAACGAGCCGCGCAGCCCGTTCGTCACGAGCGGCATCCGCGTGGGAAGCGCCGCTGCCACCACCCGCGGCTTCACGGCCGACGACTTCTACGAGGTGGGCCAGCTCATCGCCGCCACGGTGTTCAACGCCGAAAGCGCTGCCTTGCTCGCCGACATCCGCGCCAAGGTGGACGCGCTCCTGGCCGCCCACCCGCTCTACCCCGAACTCGACTACTAG
- the upp gene encoding uracil phosphoribosyltransferase, translating into MTKEYDRVTVVDHPMVQHKLSKLRNKDTSSKDFRALVRELAMFEGYEATRDLALEDVEVETPICKTTCKQVAGKKMVIVPILRAGLGMVEGLQELMPSTFVGHLGMYRDPDTHEPHEYYAKLPDSIAQRDVLVVDPMLATGGSATAAIHYLRERGVKNIKLVVLVAAPVGIETVLSADPDVQIYTCAVDECLNDHAYIVPGLGDAGDRIFGTK; encoded by the coding sequence ATGACGAAAGAGTACGACCGCGTCACCGTCGTCGACCATCCCATGGTGCAGCACAAGCTGTCGAAGCTGCGCAACAAGGACACCTCGTCCAAGGACTTCCGCGCCCTCGTGCGCGAGCTGGCCATGTTCGAGGGCTACGAGGCCACGCGCGACCTGGCCCTCGAGGACGTGGAGGTGGAGACCCCCATCTGCAAGACCACGTGCAAGCAGGTTGCCGGCAAGAAGATGGTGATCGTGCCCATCCTGCGCGCCGGCCTCGGCATGGTGGAGGGCCTCCAGGAGCTCATGCCCTCCACGTTCGTCGGCCATCTGGGCATGTACCGCGACCCCGACACCCACGAGCCGCACGAGTACTACGCGAAGCTCCCCGATAGCATCGCCCAGCGCGATGTGCTCGTGGTGGATCCCATGCTCGCCACCGGCGGCTCCGCCACCGCGGCCATCCACTACCTGCGCGAGCGGGGCGTGAAGAACATCAAGCTCGTCGTCCTCGTGGCGGCGCCCGTGGGCATCGAGACCGTCCTCTCCGCCGACCCGGACGTGCAGATCTACACCTGCGCCGTCGACGAGTGCCTGAACGACCACGCCTACATCGTCCCCGGCCTGGGCGACGCCGGCGACCGCATCTTCGGCACGAAGTAG
- a CDS encoding deoxycytidylate deaminase translates to MTETIDHRPSWDEYFMKLANEVATRTTCMRRGVGAVIVKDRRILATGYNGVPTGMRHCAETGCLRQQLGVPSGQRHEICRGLHAEQNAIIQAARYGINITGASIYVNTQPCVVCAKMLINAGIEEIVYQNPYPDELAMSMLEEAGMKLRVFEG, encoded by the coding sequence ATGACCGAGACGATCGACCACCGCCCCAGCTGGGACGAGTACTTCATGAAGCTGGCGAACGAAGTTGCCACCCGCACCACCTGCATGCGCCGCGGGGTGGGGGCCGTCATCGTGAAGGACCGCCGCATCCTGGCCACCGGCTACAACGGCGTGCCCACCGGCATGCGCCACTGCGCCGAGACCGGCTGCCTGCGCCAGCAGCTCGGCGTGCCCAGCGGGCAGCGCCACGAGATCTGCCGCGGCCTGCACGCCGAGCAGAACGCCATCATCCAGGCGGCGCGCTACGGCATCAACATCACGGGCGCGTCCATCTACGTGAACACGCAGCCCTGCGTCGTGTGCGCCAAGATGCTCATCAACGCCGGCATCGAGGAGATCGTCTACCAGAACCCGTACCCCGACGAGCTGGCCATGTCCATGCTCGAGGAAGCCGGCATGAAGCTGCGCGTGTTCGAGGGGTAG